The Sulfurimonas hydrogeniphila genome includes a window with the following:
- a CDS encoding HP0495 family protein, with amino-acid sequence METLNDKLKDKQLELEYPCNWCYKVIASEKEALQNAIKEVIDERSHKLTDSNKSKTGKYVSMNLDLLVHNEDDRKFIYDALKNHQDIKMVL; translated from the coding sequence GTGGAGACTTTAAACGATAAACTCAAAGACAAACAATTGGAACTTGAATATCCTTGTAACTGGTGCTATAAAGTCATTGCAAGTGAAAAAGAGGCTCTGCAAAATGCCATAAAAGAGGTCATTGATGAACGCTCACACAAACTTACAGACTCAAACAAGTCTAAAACAGGCAAATATGTCAGCATGAACCTTGATTTACTTGTTCATAACGAAGATGACAGAAAATTTATATATGATGCTTTGAAAAATCATCAAGATATTAAAATGGTACTTTAG
- the moaC gene encoding cyclic pyranopterin monophosphate synthase MoaC, which produces MNLTHLDENQRPKMVDVSDKNNTTRVAIASGIIKMSQDAYDAIVSEKTKKGPVLQTAVIAAIMGTKKTSELIPMCHPLNLSGINCEVEELTQLPGFKLTVTAKLTGQTGVEMEALTGVSIGLLTIYDMVKAIDKGMVIQNVQLESKSGGKSGDFKR; this is translated from the coding sequence ATGAATTTAACGCATCTTGATGAAAACCAAAGACCTAAAATGGTTGACGTAAGTGATAAGAACAATACAACAAGAGTAGCAATAGCAAGCGGTATCATAAAAATGAGTCAAGATGCCTACGATGCCATAGTCAGCGAAAAGACAAAAAAAGGTCCTGTATTGCAAACAGCCGTTATTGCAGCTATTATGGGGACGAAAAAAACCAGCGAACTCATTCCTATGTGTCATCCTTTAAATTTAAGCGGCATAAACTGTGAGGTAGAAGAACTGACACAGCTTCCCGGATTTAAGCTTACAGTTACTGCGAAACTCACAGGACAGACAGGTGTTGAGATGGAGGCATTAACAGGAGTCAGCATCGGGCTTTTGACAATTTATGACATGGTAAAGGCTATCGACAAAGGAATGGTGATACAGAATGTTCAACTTGAATCTAAATCAGGAGGAAAAAGTGGAGACTTTAAACGATAA
- the mobA gene encoding molybdenum cofactor guanylyltransferase MobA — protein sequence MFDIPCVIFAGGKSSRMGEDKSLLPFAGFSTLTEYQYVRLGKIFTKVYISCKNKSVFSFDANFIEDKKVSSVFAPTLGFVTVFDTFSAEKIFVLSVDTPFVSQREIEKIILADNSASDAVIAKTDEGAQPLCGIYSKNLQPKFLQMLHENNHKLGSLLKNSKTSYVYFPDSKPFLNMNHPKDYQKALEILTHY from the coding sequence ATGTTCGATATTCCCTGTGTCATCTTTGCAGGCGGCAAAAGCAGTAGAATGGGAGAGGACAAATCGCTTCTCCCTTTTGCCGGTTTCAGTACCCTGACAGAGTACCAATACGTCAGACTGGGTAAAATTTTTACAAAGGTCTATATCTCCTGCAAAAACAAATCAGTTTTTTCTTTTGATGCGAACTTCATAGAAGATAAAAAAGTTTCTTCTGTTTTCGCTCCTACTCTTGGGTTTGTCACAGTATTTGATACATTCAGTGCAGAAAAAATATTTGTTCTGAGCGTTGACACCCCCTTTGTCTCCCAAAGAGAAATAGAAAAAATCATACTTGCCGACAACTCTGCTTCTGATGCGGTTATTGCCAAAACAGATGAGGGTGCACAGCCCTTATGCGGGATCTATTCCAAAAATTTACAACCAAAATTTTTACAGATGCTTCATGAAAACAATCATAAACTTGGTTCTCTTTTAAAAAATTCCAAAACAAGCTATGTTTATTTTCCTGATTCAAAACCCTTTTTAAATATGAATCACCCTAAAGATTATCAAAAAGCTCTTGAAATTCTCACGCATTATTAA